A DNA window from bacterium contains the following coding sequences:
- a CDS encoding DEAD/DEAH box helicase — MLEGIENITDYLRTYGNELADRIKQKAEPLFSPGDKWNSRIGNLLRKPYQAQGDAVMGITKLLYNYNSAIVVGEMGCGKSLVGASVPYVYDNHGKPTRTLVMCPGHLVKKWQREVMETIPDAKAKIITNLGDILTIDRNAKPKVPEYMIVSKERAKLGYAWKPATLYKNGSFICPDCDGEIANKDGIPVSKDYLIRNKRWCPECKSPLWEADNSKIRRFPLSDYIKRYLKNYFDFFIADEVHELKGGSTAQGNSFGSLSSACRKTIALTGTLLGGYADDIFYVLYRLSPETLKEEDIEYSGVSKWMAKYGVLERITKSYPEDNTYSKGKKGSTTLKRKPGISPMIFSKHLLNKSVFISLEDIATDLPQLSEEVSRIEMDEELADAYNKLQDKLSTAVKSALSRGSKALLGTYLNALLSYPDRPFDNEPLVYPDTGKVIVTPKELTKNNIYKKESKLIDLIKQELSGNRKVFTYCQYTGVKDIMPRVQKLLLDEGIRADIMRYTVKPEEREEWIENRVKAGTQVIIANPKLVQTGLDLYDFPSLIFYQTGYSIFTLRQASRRSWRIGQDKDVKIHYLFYGNTMQERAMQLMGSKLEASLAIEGKFSEEGLLAMTSGEDMTTAMAKALVERLDVEGVGEVWSKLNAKNPVGQRREKTIENKLFTINPVYFVGKKVRKNENQLLIPGFSGIKI, encoded by the coding sequence ATGCTGGAAGGAATAGAAAACATTACTGATTATTTAAGAACATACGGCAACGAGCTTGCCGACAGGATTAAACAGAAAGCAGAGCCTCTGTTCAGTCCAGGGGATAAGTGGAACAGCAGAATAGGCAATCTTCTAAGAAAGCCCTATCAGGCACAGGGAGATGCTGTTATGGGCATTACGAAACTGCTTTACAATTATAATTCTGCGATTGTTGTGGGAGAAATGGGATGCGGCAAGAGCCTTGTCGGGGCAAGCGTCCCTTATGTTTATGACAATCACGGAAAGCCCACCAGAACTCTTGTTATGTGCCCGGGACATCTTGTAAAAAAATGGCAAAGAGAGGTTATGGAAACAATCCCTGATGCAAAGGCAAAAATAATAACGAATTTGGGAGATATTCTTACCATTGACAGGAATGCCAAGCCGAAAGTTCCTGAATATATGATTGTAAGCAAGGAGCGTGCTAAATTAGGCTATGCATGGAAACCTGCTACATTATACAAGAATGGAAGTTTTATCTGTCCTGATTGCGATGGAGAGATTGCGAACAAGGATGGCATACCTGTAAGCAAGGATTACTTAATCAGGAATAAAAGATGGTGTCCTGAATGCAAAAGCCCCTTATGGGAGGCAGATAACAGCAAGATAAGAAGATTCCCATTGTCTGACTACATAAAGCGTTATCTCAAAAACTATTTTGATTTCTTCATTGCGGACGAAGTTCACGAGCTTAAAGGAGGCTCAACTGCTCAGGGCAATTCTTTTGGATCTTTATCAAGTGCGTGCAGAAAAACAATCGCCCTGACCGGAACGTTGCTCGGAGGCTATGCAGATGATATTTTTTACGTTTTATACAGGCTTTCTCCTGAGACTCTCAAGGAAGAGGACATAGAATACAGCGGTGTTTCAAAATGGATGGCAAAATACGGAGTGCTTGAAAGAATAACAAAAAGCTATCCCGAAGACAATACCTATTCAAAAGGCAAAAAAGGAAGCACGACGTTAAAAAGAAAGCCGGGCATATCCCCGATGATTTTTTCAAAACATCTCTTGAACAAATCAGTATTTATCTCCCTTGAAGACATTGCCACAGACTTGCCGCAACTTTCAGAGGAAGTATCCCGGATAGAAATGGATGAGGAACTTGCCGATGCTTATAATAAACTTCAGGATAAGCTTTCTACGGCGGTAAAGTCTGCTTTAAGCAGAGGAAGCAAGGCATTGCTTGGGACTTATCTTAATGCACTTTTATCCTATCCTGACAGGCCATTTGACAACGAGCCATTAGTTTATCCTGATACCGGTAAAGTAATTGTAACGCCAAAAGAACTTACAAAAAATAACATATATAAAAAAGAAAGCAAATTAATTGATTTAATAAAGCAGGAATTATCCGGCAATAGAAAGGTCTTTACCTACTGCCAGTATACAGGGGTTAAAGATATAATGCCAAGAGTTCAAAAGTTGCTTTTGGATGAGGGCATTAGAGCCGATATAATGAGATATACTGTAAAGCCAGAAGAACGGGAAGAATGGATTGAGAACAGGGTTAAAGCAGGCACTCAGGTTATTATAGCCAATCCGAAGCTCGTTCAGACAGGGCTTGACCTTTATGACTTTCCGAGCCTGATATTTTACCAGACAGGATACAGCATATTTACCCTGAGACAGGCTTCACGAAGGTCGTGGAGAATCGGGCAGGATAAAGACGTAAAGATACACTATCTTTTCTACGGAAACACTATGCAGGAAAGAGCAATGCAGCTTATGGGCTCAAAGCTTGAGGCATCCCTTGCTATTGAAGGCAAGTTTTCAGAGGAAGGATTGCTTGCGATGACATCCGGAGAGGATATGACAACGGCAATGGCAAAGGCTTTAGTGGAAAGGCTTGATGTGGAGGGAGTTGGAGAGGTATGGTCAAAACTGAATGCAAAAAATCCTGTAGGACAGAGACGGGAAAAAACTATTGAGAACAAATTGTTTACGATTAACCCGGTTTATTTTGTGGGGAAGAAAGTCAGGAAGAATGAAAATCAGTTGTTGATTCCGGGATTTTCGGGTATAAAGATATAA